A single region of the Nisaea sediminum genome encodes:
- a CDS encoding sensor histidine kinase, with protein MNELWNTDLSADVEDVIKSVFRKAPDPTRDGVVLWGRSGRLEAFNAAVLELLGMPDGTLSLGMDASDIHVLQKTHKDVRLLNGFASDLLTGDLALCEPREDLRVLLESGRMVRVDSRPCHDGGLATVLTELSNADIQIAAVGAEIVSLRDILEDCPVGVLVLCNDTNACLVANTPLKSWLGPDFLASLSAEAPRRGDGEPDNLMAVLADPNFSMSMTEYEVQLDAADGETHWMLLSGRPITFEGNAARIVWFRDISVRKRQAHDLQSKVAEKTRQLEEALHRADLASLAKTQFLANMSHELRTPLNSIIGFSDLLQKEMFGPIGSERYVEFVHHIHSAGAHLLELINDILDVSRIELGEMGLKEDMFDIGRSVSATIAMIRPKLVEKGHKFTAELPRGPIGFRGDERQVRQVLMNLLTNAVKFTDPRGEIELKLMVDAETGISLSVKDNGIGIRETDLERVLNPFEQATDETYSRSIEGAGLGLYLTQAIAQAHGGALKIESQLNRGTTVTVTLPAERLQSLE; from the coding sequence ATGAATGAACTGTGGAACACCGATCTCTCCGCGGATGTGGAAGACGTTATCAAGAGCGTGTTCCGGAAGGCTCCCGATCCGACGCGGGATGGCGTGGTTCTCTGGGGGCGAAGCGGACGCCTCGAGGCCTTTAACGCTGCTGTGCTCGAACTGCTCGGCATGCCTGACGGCACTTTGTCGCTTGGCATGGACGCGAGCGATATCCATGTCTTGCAGAAGACTCACAAAGACGTCCGGTTGCTGAATGGGTTCGCCTCCGATCTCCTGACGGGCGACCTCGCACTTTGCGAGCCGCGAGAAGATTTACGCGTATTGTTGGAGTCGGGCCGCATGGTTCGTGTCGATAGCCGTCCCTGTCACGATGGCGGCCTCGCGACCGTCCTAACGGAACTGTCGAACGCGGACATCCAGATTGCGGCGGTTGGGGCGGAGATTGTGTCTCTTCGCGACATTCTGGAGGATTGTCCCGTCGGGGTGCTGGTTCTCTGCAACGACACGAATGCTTGTCTGGTCGCAAACACACCCCTCAAGAGTTGGCTGGGTCCGGATTTTCTGGCGTCACTGTCGGCCGAGGCGCCGCGTCGGGGTGACGGGGAGCCTGACAACCTCATGGCCGTGCTGGCCGATCCGAACTTCAGTATGTCCATGACGGAGTATGAAGTTCAGCTCGATGCCGCCGACGGCGAGACGCACTGGATGCTGTTGAGCGGGCGTCCGATTACGTTCGAGGGAAATGCGGCCCGGATCGTCTGGTTTCGCGACATTTCGGTCCGCAAGCGCCAGGCTCACGATCTCCAGAGCAAGGTCGCGGAGAAGACCCGCCAGCTCGAAGAGGCCCTGCATCGGGCCGATCTCGCAAGTCTCGCAAAAACGCAGTTCCTGGCCAACATGAGCCACGAATTGCGCACGCCGCTCAACAGTATCATCGGGTTCTCGGATCTGCTTCAGAAGGAGATGTTCGGGCCGATCGGGAGCGAGCGATATGTCGAGTTCGTCCACCATATCCATTCCGCGGGAGCCCATCTGCTGGAGCTGATCAACGACATCCTCGACGTCTCGCGGATCGAACTCGGCGAAATGGGACTCAAGGAGGACATGTTCGATATCGGCAGGTCGGTTTCCGCGACGATCGCCATGATCCGCCCGAAGCTGGTCGAGAAGGGGCACAAGTTCACCGCGGAACTTCCGCGGGGCCCGATCGGGTTCCGGGGCGATGAACGCCAGGTGCGCCAGGTTCTGATGAACCTTTTGACCAATGCTGTGAAATTCACCGATCCGAGAGGCGAGATCGAGCTCAAGCTCATGGTCGATGCGGAAACGGGTATCTCACTCTCGGTGAAGGATAACGGAATCGGAATTCGAGAGACCGATCTCGAACGCGTGCTCAATCCGTTCGAACAGGCGACCGACGAGACTTACAGTCGCTCGATCGAAGGTGCCGGGCTCGGTCTCTATCTCACCCAGGCGATTGCCCAGGCGCACGGTGGGGCTCTGAAGATCGAAAGCCAGCTCAATCGGGGAACGACCGTCACCGTCACCTTGCCTGCGGAACGGCTTCAGTCCCTCGAGTGA